attgattgatttatGTAGCATGTTGTCTGTTCTTCTAGTTGCTCTTAGAAGGTCCACCTGAGGATtcgcgctccttcttcagcagtGCTTCGATTCTTTTAGAGCGGCGAGGCTGCGACCATCCTTCCGGCAATCCTTTTCTCCTGGTGCGGACAACCGTCATACCCGCATATACACGCCGAGGAATAGTTTTAAAATCACACGTATCTTGAGTCAGAGATATTAGTATTAACTTTCGTTAATCATCTGAATTACATACCAGGACTTTTAGAGTAAGTGCTATGTAGGTGAGGAGAGAACTGCATAATTGACTCCTCATCAATCCAAAAGCAAATATGGAGATCAAACTCAGTCCTTCTCTTGTTATTTCGCACTGTGCGTAGAAGGTAAGCAACTGGTAGACGAGAGTCTTTTGGCCTAATCTTGACAAATAGACCACAGATAGTCCAGTTCATTCCAGAAGAGCAGAGTTCCTCTCGCTTCGGTATGTCCCGTTTGATACACGATACTAGTCGGGCCTCCCTGACTTTGTCCTCGCTCGCAGAGGCGACACCCGCAACAAAATAAgtcattttattttctgAGGCCCTGTGACACAGGATCTGGGACACGCGCTTCAATGAAGCTGTAACATCCTAAGAGCATTTAGTTTTAAAGATGACCATAATCATATGTGTGGCGAACAATTCACTTACCATGGTAATTGAAGCCGGAACGATCGAGCGAGAGACAGCTTAGATTTTAAGAATGGTAAGAGACAATTGTGGAAGCCGAGCACAAAAGCTGTATTTATACTGTTAAAGCCATATGATAGATTGATAGTCTGACTGTCTTACTTGATTCGGTGATACCCGCTGCAAGATTGATACGGATGGGGGCCAAACAATGTATTCCTCGGCGGGCACTGAATTCATATTCAGTAGTCTATAGAAACTTAAGATTCGGCCTTTGGATGCTAAGTCCATTATAGGATTGTTGAAATAAGCCAAGCAAGTGTATACAGCCAGGACGGAATATGACCTGATTGTCTTACCCTCTATTTACAGAAGCTACGCATAGACTGACACTAATTATACAGGTTTTACAGATGTAGGCATTATATAGTGCTCCGAAACTGCGAGATCCTTCTGCGAAACCCAACACAGCCTTAAAAGCGTCCCTCTCAACGGAGTCACTAAGCCCCATTCTTTACCCAATGTGCCCCTTCCTCAATGTGTGGCTGTTATATCATCAATAGAAATGCCTAGTTCTATATAAGCCACATCTGCAGACTTCCTAACAGATAGCAGACCTTTGGTACCTCCACCACCGTCTCTTAAAAACCGTGgttgcagaagaaagaaaagaaacgtaGGTGGTAACACTGGGATACTATACCATATTACCATCTCAGAAATGGTTTGATAGTCAGACATTTTGAAATAAGCAGCATTCCTTGAAGGCAAGCTCTATCCTGAGCGATTCAGCCTGCCATCATACGTACACTTATAAAGAACTAAATAGTAGCCGTGATAGGTGACCGGATACCAAAGAGGATTCAGTAATATAATGGTCTTGAAAACAGAGATTACTAACTACCGAATTCATTTTGGCTGGCAGAAACAAACTTGATAAGGGGATGCAGTTTTGTCCGAACATAATTCTGTACTAGTGCAGACCCGGCAAGTAGGATAATAGCAACAATCATGGGTCCTAAAACATTTCGCAAAATAAAAAGGCCAATGAGGAAAAGGTCCATCGTATATACACCGACAAATAGTTGATTCAGTGCTTCCCAGTATAACAAGCCTGCGGTGTCCTCATTTGCTTCTAGTATGTAAATTGATTGATAGGCATGTGTTATCAGAAAAATTCCGAACGCCATAGTTCCAATCAGTGTTATAAGGGGGGAGATTATAGAATAGATAATACCTAAATATTCTTGTGTCAGTGGGAGCATAAACCTGGGACAGATTTAACACGTACCTATACAGATAAGGTTTGTGAAAACGGGATAGAGTAGGCTCCATCGCACCTCTTTTAAGGTATGCTTTTTTCCATCTCGTCTTAAACACATCCAAAGGCTGTCAGGTAGTCGGAATAATATCAAAGCAGTTTGTGTGACAGTTTGCAATAAGAAGTAGGAATAGAAGTAATTTCCCGACTTGGGCAAATTCTTGGCCAATAATGCTGGTACCGATTGAACGTTGTTGACAATCTCAGGGATCATAGTTGTTACGccagaagatattgaaacTACAATAAAAAGCTGAgtgtaaagaaaaagaaagtaatgTCTTTGTAGCAAGACCTCGACAGCTGGACGCTCGAATGCAATATAGTATTTCATCAGAAACTGAAGAACGACCGGAAAACAGTACATAAGGATGGATGCTGCCATTTGAGGAGCCAGCCCTTGAATAGCACCTAATTCTTTGTCTGACAGGTTATGCAAATGCGAGTCAATCGAATCCAAGTAAACAAGCTGTGACAAAAGTCCCGTCAAGGATATTGGGATTGCCCAAAGTATGGCCAAAACATTTAGGGTCACGAGGATACTGATACTCCGCAGAGTTCTGGAAAGTTTGCCGTAGTAAAGGATAGGATCCAAGGTTTTTAAGTCAGTATCATGTGCTTCTAGTGCCAATGGTATTGAAGATGCTCTTGcttgcagcagcagatgaGCTGTGAACAAGTCTGAGAAGTGAAGTAGTGCAATACTCTTAATTCTTTCAATGTCTCTTCCCAGATTGTGAATTTTGCATTCAAGAAGGGCTTTCTCTCGAAAATAAGCCATGAGTTTAGTGCTTGAGGGAACAACCCTTTTCCCAGATATATGTGGGCGTACTCGTATCATTGTATCAAGGTCTCGGAGAAGGGTTCTAAGCTCGAGTTCCTTGCCATCGCAGACTTCCTGCTGTGGCAGGATTACATCCACTGGCCCTCCATTAAATGCCGAATAGATCTGTCTCAAAGTTTCGTCATTCCACGTTCCCGGTGGGATATTGGTAACCACTATTGTAGCTGCTCTTTGAGCTGAGAAATATTCATGAAAGTAGTTCTGCCTTGCCTTCACAACTAATCTAAATTCCACAAGTAGAAGACGCCAGATATGGATATTGGCCAAGGTTGCAGCGAAAATTGTGATCCACCATCTTATGTGCTGCTCTTTTTGGATGTTTGATATGCTTAATTTATCAAGGCCTCCAACATGTATGTTATTAGCAGTGTAATTCACCGGAAGTAGTATGGGAAGAATAATAACAGCTATCGGCGCGAAGAGCCTCACGGCCACCTGTAGTAGGCGCAGAAAGAAGCGACAGTCCAATGAAAGTCTACCGGTGAGTTTCGTATCATCTTTCATAAATTCCCATAATTGCTTAACCCAAAGAGTTCTGCCCTTGGGCAATGGCGAGAGATCAGGATCCGCTAAACATCCTGGCTGGCTGCTGCTTTGTTAACATCTCATATCATCAATCTAACATGTCTACTTACAAAAGCTTGTGATCAATATCTTTCAGAAACGTGAAGATATACACGACTGGTATGAATATGCTCCCAGAAACagccaaagagatcaagaatgacTGAGTAGAAAGACCTTCGTTCTTCTGGGCTTTTCCGGCAGCGTCGTTGACGGTCTCATTCAAAGCCGCAAGATCCATATTTTAATGCCAGTGTTACGTAGGACCTGGAGGGTGATTATCAGCTACTGACGCTCTATTTGAAAAATATGCCAAGCATTCATATATCTCATTGTTCTTAGTGGCCCTTCCTTGTTGAGGGCCGGAGAAAAGGTAACAACCGTTACCGGGACTCTATTGGCAGAGCATTCCTCACCGTTTATTAGGCCTAGTATACACTTTTGCATGTCAGCGTAAAAATGACTTCTGAATGGTGTccaaagaggaggagaggtcAAGGACGGTCGGAGATAAATGGGGGGTAATGAGGAATGTATATAAAAGCTCTGTATCAACATCGCAAGAGTGGTGTGCAGATGAGCAGTTTAGAGTAAAAACCATACCCATTCCATACAGCAGCCTTTGAACGAAATTGCAATCGATACATAATAGTTTATATCTTCAATAATACTTACACATTCAGTGATCATACAACAACCCGACAATGCTGATAAGGGTAGTACTTTACTCCATTTTCGTTTGTCTGGGTGGGTGTCTCATTGTCAATCACGGCGACGTTGATTTTCATTATATCATCCCATATACATCCCAAAGAAGTATTCAGTCTAGGAGCATAGTGAGAGCACATCGCCTGCCAGGTCAAACTTTACCAATCACAGTGATCACGCCAACACCGGCTCTCCCAAGAAACAATAGCTCAAGGATTCCTTCCGGGATTTTCAGAGGAAAGCCTGCATTTAGTGGAGCTCCTTATCCCGTTAATAATACCGCAATTACCAAAACTTCCCACAGGTCTGGCTACATGCCCACGTATTcaagtaaaataaaagataACTTGTCTTGCTGCAGTGCCAGTACATATCACAAAGCTCCACTCGCTACCTCGAGTTCGCACAATCAGGGTACTAGCGTATATGGCCTGCCCCAAATACCAACTAGTTCTTCCAACTCAATGCGAGGCACAGCAAGAGTGTCAACCACAGCAAGCTTCAACACTTCAATGCTAGCTTCTGATGCAGAGTTCCTAGACTCTCATGCAGCACTGACAACAGCCCTAGCTTGTATTATTATATACCTAAATATAATGTTTCAATGATATAGTTGGTCCAGGGGTCTGTGTACCATTCGCGCTCTTCCGTATTCCTAATTCCGAATTACTAACTGATATAATCTTGCTGTATGGTAGGTACATATGCAATTTGATCAAAAATGATAAACCAGGGCTACGCGAGAATGGTCTTTTATAAAGCAGCAGGTAATCAGCCAAGAAAATTTTGTGGGGAAAGAGTATGAGGAGTTGGGGTTACCATTTAAGCTACAGGTCAAAAATCAAATTGGCTATGCTGTTACAAAGACTGTCATTTCAGAGGGGCCAGATAGGAACTGGTGTTGCAAGGTTCAGTGCCCTTCAGATTGATATTGTATTGCACAGGGACAAGTGTCTGTCACAACGAATGACTATAATTAGACTTTGCTACTAGTTATATGGGCATCTTGTGAATTATGCACTCACCGGATGAGTGAACAGTGTATCTAACGCCCCATAATTTTCGCTCTGGCTAACATGAGGAATCAACAGCTCATCAATCCAAGCCTTAATGGTCTCTTCAATTTGAAAATAGCAGCAGCCACGCTAGGTATATAGGCTGGCTTGTTTTTACTTGAGTATATTGTCATTCTAAGCTATAGTTGACATTTGTCTTAAGACCCTTACAACTCCGAAAATTCGCTGCATCATGGCTACTTACCAGTTACAGAACCTGTCCGACAATTTATCTTTCATCCTTATCCATGCATTTAATTGTGTGTACTTTGCATTAAAGTTCATTTACCATGCTACGCTACCATCCCAAAGGGGGGTCCCTCGATGAAATGGTTATCTTAGCCTTTTTTCTCGCCGTTATcgctttctcctttctctgcATACGAGCCCGTATTATTATACAGCAACCCCCGCAATGGGAACATGCCGGAACAATTATCCTTATTGCTGCCTCAACGATAGGGTTTGTCTATTTCCAGTTATATTTCGAAAAATGGACACGCGCGGTGTACATGACAATATTCACTCTAACTGCAAGACAATATGCATCTTTCTGTCTTCGCTCTACGACAATATTTCCTATCCTTTGCCTAACATTTGGGATATTTGCATTAATCCCCGTTGTCCATGCAACCTTCGGGAGCTCTGCTTGTCGGCTACCTATGAGAGCTCATTTTATTTCATATATATCTCTAACCGCAACCGGTGGCCTATGTTACATGCTACAAATCCCGGAAAGACTTACCAAACTTGGGTGTGGTTCTACTAGCAAACTTATAATGCATGCTCATACTATTATCGCTGGAATATTATTTTGGCAGAGATTGTCTACTGCATATGTGTCTGATGCTACGCCAAGCGTGGATCAGTGCAGAGAGTTGACATGGTGACAAGTCAACACACTGCGTTCTTCGGACTGTCCAGTCAGACGTACTTAAAGCATGAACATAGTCAAGGCTTGTGGTAGTCTatttactccggagtataaCGAATACCCACATTCCGAATTTTGTGTGTTTATGTTTGAATAATTAGGCCTTGTGTGATAATACATCAATTGGCGCTGCCAGTGCAGCCCGATAATTCTACCTTGCTTGGTACTTGCAGTGGGTCCCGAAAATCTGAGGTTGAAGTACGAGACCCAAATAGATTTCTAGAATGGTTGCATTCCTCTTAATGAATCAGACGGACACCTCTCTGATGTGTAATGGCTCATTATCCTAACATAAGGTCTCTGCCGAACTTCTAGACGTCGTTACTActtgataataataaatccCCGAGGTTACATGGTTCGTTCCCTTTACAGTTTATACTTTTAAAATCAACTTTGCAGAAAGCCCTACATATCAATAGAACCTGGCACAGATAAACCAAGCTGTAGTCATCTACTATAGAATTTTTAGCATGATACCTTCTACCGCGTAGCTATTCATAAAACACTCTTCATCCAGACATCGGGTAAAAAACAGATttccctccacctcctgGGGTGTCACTGTATTGATATATTTGCAGCGAAGAAACTTTCGACAAAACGGACATTGGGATGGTGTAGGCCGATTATAGATATCCCTCCTAGTTGTATGTCTGTCCATACTACCAAGGACAGATCTATGAAAATATTCATTGCAGCATGCATCGCAAAGTGTATGGCCACAACCTAGAGCTAGATTAATATAGTTATCGTAACAAATCTTGCACAGAGAACGACCTGAACCTGTCTAAAGGTTATTGCCTTGTCACGGAAAGTCAATAAGTAGTTCTTACTCTCTATGTG
This window of the Aspergillus oryzae RIB40 DNA, chromosome 8 genome carries:
- a CDS encoding putative DUF221 membrane protein (uncharacterized conserved protein) gives rise to the protein MDLAALNETVNDAAGKAQKNEGLSTQSFLISLAVSGSIFIPVVYIFTFLKDIDHKLFQPGCLADPDLSPLPKGRTLWVKQLWEFMKDDTKLTGRLSLDCRFFLRLLQVAVRLFAPIAVIILPILLPVNYTANNIHVGGLDKLSISNIQKEQHIRWWITIFAATLANIHIWRLLLVEFRLVVKARQNYFHEYFSAQRAATIVVTNIPPGTWNDETLRQIYSAFNGGPVDVILPQQEVCDGKELELRTLLRDLDTMIRVRPHISGKRVVPSSTKLMAYFREKALLECKIHNLGRDIERIKSIALLHFSDLFTAHLLLQARASSIPLALEAHDTDLKTLDPILYYGKLSRTLRSISILVTLNVLAILWAIPISLTGLLSQLVYLDSIDSHLHNLSDKELGAIQGLAPQMAASILMYCFPVVLQFLMKYYIAFERPAVEVLLQRHYFLFLYTQLFIVVSISSGVTTMIPEIVNNVQSVPALLAKNLPKSGNYFYSYFLLQTVTQTALILFRLPDSLWMCLRRDGKKHTLKEVRWSLLYPVFTNLICIGIIYSIISPLITLIGTMAFGIFLITHAYQSIYILEANEDTAGLLYWEALNQLFVGVYTMDLFLIGLFILRNVLGPMIVAIILLAGSALVQNYVRTKLHPLIKFVSASQNEFGKGKTIRSYSVLAVYTCLAYFNNPIMDLASKGRILSFYRLLNMNSVPAEEYIVWPPSVSILQRVSPNQVRQPKDSRLPVAYLLRTVRNNKRRTEFDLHICFWIDEESIMQFSPHLHSTYSKSPGM